Proteins from one Astatotilapia calliptera chromosome 8, fAstCal1.2, whole genome shotgun sequence genomic window:
- the LOC113028470 gene encoding myosin phosphatase Rho-interacting protein isoform X6, giving the protein MSLKDNPCRKFQANIFNKSKCQNCFKPRESHLLNDEDLNQAKPIYAGWLLLAPEGTNFDNPLHRSRKWQRRFFILYEHGLLRYALDEMPSTLPQGTINMNQCSDVIDGESRTGQKNSLCILTPEKEYFIRAECKEIINGWQEALTVYPRTNKQNQKKKRKVDPPTHQEPGPAKVTVTSSSSRGSIPCLPSSIASAERVPMSRATLWQEEPRWSRATIPCSRSASCLSQLGHSQPDSSITTQDDGGTVSSGRKVRVESGYFSLEKTKSEPSPQSAHHSQPPQHLPLSSSASSSSLGAPSSRYNSESEPQTSPHQPSQDPLPSPGSLVSPSYSTISSSQSSLDSDPSGATSTWEGHNGGGGGRVGCSGREYAALADVPRARRLSYREAFRSEKKRQDLRARTRSPGREEVARLFGEERRRSQIIERFEDGQHVERMETNGSDPSANSVLIQRQGRSERRYLANKHEMSLDSAKDRSVPDVSSSTLANLRRAKSLDRRATESSMTPDLLNFKKGWMTKLYEDGVWKKHWFVLTDQTLRYYKDSIAEEASEMDGEIDLSTCYDVKEFPVQRNYGFQILCKEGACTLSAMTSGIRRNWIQAIMKNVRPTIAPDVTRSLPDEKIKSQVMLDPDPSHNPEIPKSDGQRQPSGNNASAPASEPRKSRVRERRREGRSKTFDWTEFKMERKEKPVKERADTVDLSSSFSTTSSYCSASSSPSSLASSPVSSSSLQTSSASAAHPPSITEEAEKENVNGGTSSTARTPNTVTVTVISTLNATSPVQQPTPGIQEQGKMEVDHPAAISPASEDKDSRSSDVQDEIEQRWHQVETTPLREEKQVPITTALGNSERLPAHELAALLDKELGQKQKELDQLQKQNNLLKEQLENALVREQSAREGYVLQSATPPTSSPHRVPWQHLHRLNQDLQGELESQKRKQDLAQQQIRTLKRSYTEAQDAVERHESDIQALQSKLASAMAEILASEQAVARMRNELRLEQERSKEHEEEYSHSEATLRAQLKDSEDRLREVEANLLERNQALRQLERQQALQRDHVREIQRLQEKLQEVTARLTATEEGQALKDERLKQEQHSMQESHERERQNLCKRLAEAETAHKKVEDRLFEAEQQVEALLRGRRASGGTECKQEMLKLQEELAQKADMVESLKESVRRLEEEKGHLTCRCQELINQIAEADREVNKLRSRLETEEADYYTLEHSYERATQEFQKMSQFLREKEEEVRQTKEMYERLMERKEEDLKEALIKMTALGNSLEETELKLQAKEELLCQMTQSLLDKVEPCNAEKDLQAKLVVAEDRIAELEQHLNALQLGYANLHMERQQIPEQSEEERTSPSSLSNAELSLDNTSTTESSPDDKESQAKRPRIRFSSIQCQKYVNIEVLDTSQKMNQDVAEDIELTEGTATPDFTAPHANDPEKFISIIHALETKLLATEDKLRNLTQNLDRQRSTQAEDLSDIDLKIGEKDSCPEKETSDASGIQSSAGIKHCTNALVCVENGREKVRAILSGSHETDTQLHSLCEIEKDLFNASLYLQRGQKMLEEQSPAFHPNQTPETVDKEAMHLFAKTLSFEAMVLNKMALLIQTSKSDLLQALTEIWEDIEHIKRSDKDCLAVVYADVLTRKLILESGFWKELEKAETDVAKSKEGGVLDDVDVDAKVAFNNFIKAELAYSIQNLKLCYEEKFKILKRELAVAHKNLYEREMALKAIIEASKRPDLKTVIKEVKNNFGFNKQKLADIHPPELAPYMEQIEIEEARDLAEEIVDRHLAGEMPSCGIDSVESLQNAHESLANELQRQAAILHKYAQELESGESNPGLSKMIRSLLGHQTSHIFTSTSLCMREALTQAQVAYVACRLRAMHEQDLGYCKQTSQTMDDLVQQHARSVTAIQEKYEESLQEERRNFKQMVESLQKENQTLKSEISKRVNQLSQQQVVFLEKEFQKETEDLKQKHQRELSRAEQGCASTELALMEAAADSQQKLEVLLADMDTMEERHESHVRKLEEQFEMRVCELQHIHKDNIEKLRSEYVENIQSLKDHRSYDQNPEVSQPPPYEEAATPMEEEEQGKGDDVQHISEVDSMVVLKDRIQELETQMNNMRDELENKHLEGDVASLREKYQRDFESLKATCERGFAAMEETHQKVIEDLQRQHQREISKLMEERERLLAEETAATIAAIEAMKNAHKEELEKTQRSQISGLNSDIDELRLQYEEELQSIQRELEVLSEQYSQKCLENAHLAQALEAERQALRQCQRENQELNAHNQELNNRLTVEISRMRSCFSGETAHSSLSQGKDVYELEVLLRIKESEIQYLKQEIHSLKDELQSALRDKKYATDKYKDIYTELSIVKAKADCDISKLKEKLLIATEALGERTVDGTVTSGYDIMKSKSNPDFMKKEQSASSRHSRGLRSKSLKEGLTVQERMKLFEAKDSRKI; this is encoded by the exons GAGCCCGGCCCAGCTAAGGTAACAgtgaccagcagcagcagcaggggcaGCATCCCATGCCTGCCCAGCAGTATTGCCAGCGCCGAGCGGGTGCCAATGAGCCGCGCCACTCTGTGGCAGGAAGAGCCCCGCTGGAGCAGGGCCACCATCCCCTGCAGCCGCAGTGCCTCCTGTCTCAGCCAGCTGGGCCACAGTCAGCCAGACTCCAGTATCACTACTCAAGATG aTGGTGGCACTGTGAGCAGTGGACGTAAGGTACGAGTTGAGAGTGGGTACTTCTCCCTGGAGAAGACCAAGTCGGAGCCTTCTCCACAGTCTGCACATCACTCACAGCCACCCCAGCATCTGCCCCTCTCCTCTTCagcatcttcctcctctttagGAGCTCCCAGTTCCAGGTACAACTCTGAATCAGAACCCCAGACTTCCCCTCATCAACCCTCCCAAGACCCTCTCCCCTCTCCAGGTTCACTTGTCTCCCCAAGCTACTCCACCATCAGCTCTTCTCAGAGCTCTCTGGACTCTGATCCCAGTGGAGCTACATCCACTTGGGAGGGGCACAATGGTGGCGGGGGCGGCCGAGTCGGCTGTTCCGGCAGGGAGTACGCAGCACTGGCAGATGTGCCCCGGGCCCGCAGACTGAGCTACCGAGAAGCTTTCCGCTCAGAGAAGAAGCGCCAAGACCTGAGGGCGCGGACACGGAGCCCCGGGAGAGAGGAGGTGGCTCGGCTGTTTGGGGAGGAGCGCAG GCGATCTCAAATCATTGAGCGGTTCGAGGATGGTCAGCATGTTGAGCGCATGGAGACAAACGGCTCTGATCCTTCTGCTAACTCCGTGCTGATCCAGAGACAGGGACGCAGCGAGAGACGTTATTTGGCTAATAAACAT gaGATGTCACTAGATTCAGCAAAGGACCGTTCAGTTCCTGATGTATCCAGTTCCACTTTGGCCAACTTAAGAAGGGCCAAATCATTGGACCGCAGAGCAACTGAGTCCTCGATGACT CCCGATCTGCTGAACTTTAAAAAAGGATGGATGACAAAGCTATATGAAGATGGAGTG TGGAAGAAGCACTGGTTTGTCCTGACAGATCAGACTTTGAGGTACTATAAGGATTCAATAGCTGAGGAG GCTTCAGAAATGGACGGTGAGATTGACCTTTCTACGTGCTACGATGTCAAAGAGTTTCCCGTTCAAAGGAATTACGGTTTCCAAATCCTG tgtaaaGAAGGAGCGTGCACCCTGTCAGCGATGACCTCTGGAATCCGTCGTAACTGGATTCAGGCGATCATGAAGAACGTGCGACCCACTATCGCCCCCGATGTCACCCG ATCACTCCCTGATGAGAAGATAAAATCTCAGGTGATGTTGGACCCTGATCCAAGCCATAATCCAGAAATCCCTAAGTCTGATGGGCAGAGGCAGCCATCTGGTAACAATGCCTCTGCCCCTGCCTCTGAGCCACGCAAAAGCAGAGTTCGTGAGCGCAGACGAGAGGGCCGCTCAAAAACTTTCGACTGGACTGAGTTCAAAATGGAACGGAAGGAAAAGCCCGTAAAAGAACGAGCAGACACAGTTGACCTCAGCTCATCGTTCTCCACAACCTCCTCCTACTGTTCTGcctcctcttctccctcctccttGGCGTCATCTCCggtctcttcttcctccctccAAACCTCATCTGCATCAGCTGCTCACCCACCTTCAATTacagaagaagcagaaaaggAGAACGTTAATGGGGGAACTAGCAGTACAGCTCGCACACCAAATACTGTTACTGTAACGGTGATTTCAACGCTAAATGCTACATCACCAGTACAGCAACCAACACCTGGAATCCAAGAGCAAGGAAAGATGGAAGTGGATCACCCTGCTGCCATTAGTCCAGCCAGTGAAGACAAAGACAGCAGAAGCTCAGATGTTCAGGATGAGATTGAGCAGCGATGGCATCAAGTGGAGACAACACCATTAAGGGAAGAGAAGCAAGTACCGATCACCACTGCCTTAGGAAACTCTGAGAGACTGCCAGCGCATGAGCTTGCTGCTCTGCTAGACAAAGAG TTGGGACAGAAGCAGAAGGAGCTGGACCAACTGCAGAAGCAGAACAACCTCTTAAAGGAGCAACTAGAAAATGCGCTAGTGAGAGAGCAAAGTGCCAGGGAGGGCTATGTACTGCAG AGCGCAACACCTCCTACGTCTTCACCGCACAGAGTGCCATGGCAACACTTGCACAGGCTTAATCAAGATTTACAGGGTGAACTGGAGTCCCAGAAGCGCAAGCAGGACCTTGCACAGCAACAGATCCGGACATTGAAGAGAAGCTACACCGAAGCCCAGGATGCCGTAGAGCGCCACGAGTCCGATATTCAGGCTTTGCAGTCTAAACTTGCATCTGCAATGGCGGAAATTTTAGCAAGTGAACAGGCTGTGGCCCGGATGCGGAATGAGCTCAGGCTAGAGCAGGAGCGCTCAAAAGAACACGAAGAAGAATACAGTCATAGTGAGGCTACCCTACGAGCCCAGCTGAAGGACAGTGAAGACAGACTCCGTGAAGTAGAAGCTAACCTCCTGGAGAGAAACCAGGCCCTCAGGCAGCTGGAGCGCCAGCAGGCACTGCAGCGAGACCACGTGAGGGAGATACAGAGGTTGCAGGAGAAGCTGCAAGAAGTGACTGCTCGACTAACTGCTACAGAAGAGGGTCAGGCGCTGAAAGACGAGCGCCTTAAGCAGGAACAGCATAGCATGCAAGAGAGTcatgaaagagagagacagaatctGTGCAAAAGATTAGCTGAAGCTGAAACTGCACACAAGAAAGTAGAGGACAGGCTGTTTGAGGCTGAGCAGCAGGTAGAGGCCTTGTTAAGGGGTAGGCGGGCCTCAGGAGGTACAGAATGCAAGCAGGAAATGCTGAAGTTGCAAGAAGAGCTGGCTCAAAAGGCTGACATGGTTGAGTCACTGAAGGAAAGTGTCCGTAgactggaagaagaaaaaggacatCTTACGTGTCGTTGTCAGGAACTCATCAACCAGATTGCTGAAGCAGACCGTGAAGTGAACAAGCTTCGCTCTCGCCTGGAAACAGAAGAAGCAGATTACTACACCTTGGAGCATTCATATGAGAGGGCTACCCAAGAGTTTCAGAAAATGAGCCAGTTCcttagagaaaaagaggaggaggtcCGGCAGACTAAGGAGATGTACGAGAGACTGATGGAACGCAAGGAGGAGGACCTAAAAGAAGCACTTATTAAAATGACTGCACTTGGCAACAGCTTAGAGGAAACTGAGCTGAAGCTGCAAGCCAAGGAGGAGCTTCTCTGTCAAATGACTCAAAGCCTCTTGGACAAAGTTGAGCCTTGTAATGCTGAGAAGGATCTGCAAGCCAAGCTTGTGGTTGCAGAGGACCGCATTGCAGAGCTGGAGCAGCACCTCAATGCCCTACAGCTGGGGTATGCTAATCTACACATGGAAAGGCAGCAAATCCCAGAACAGAGTGAGGAGGAAAGAACATCACCCTCCTCGTTATCAAACGCAGAGCTTTCTTTAGACAATACATCCACAACAGAGAGCTCCCCAGACGATAAGGAGTCTCAAGCTAAGAGACCAAGGATACGTTTTTCGAGTATTCAGTGTCAAAAATATGTCAATATCGAGGTCCTGGACACTAGTCAAAAAATGAATCAGGATGTAGCTGAAGACATTGAGTTAACTGAAGGAACAGCTACTCCTGACTTCACAGCCCCACATGCTAATGACCCAGAGAAGTTTATCTCTATCATACATGCTCTTGAAACAAAACTGCTCGCCACAGAAGATAAGCTAAGAAACCTAACACAAAATCTGGATAGGCAACGATCCACCCAAGCAGAGGACTTGTCCGATATAGATTTAAAGATCGGCGAAAAGGATTCTTGCCCAGAGAAAGAGACTAGTGATGCAAGTGGTATACAGAGTAGTGCTGGCATTAAGCATTGTACCAATGCCCTTGTATGTGTGGAAAATGGTCGAGAAAAAGTTAGGGCTATTCTCAGTGGCTCACATGAAACAGATACACAGCTGCACTCATTGTGTGAGATAGAGAAGGATTTGTTCAATGCATCGCTGTACCTTCAACGGGGACAAAAGATGTTGGAAGAGCAATCACCAGCTTTCCATCCAAATCAAACCCCAGAGACTGTAGATAAAGAGGCAATGCACCTTTTTGCCAAAACTTTGTCCTTTGAGGCGATGGTTTTGAACAAGATGGCTTTGTTAATACAAACGTCAAAGTCTGACCTCCTGCAGGCTCTTACTGAGATCTGGGAGGACATTGAGCACATTAAAAGGAGTGACAAAGATTGCTTGGCTGTAGTTTATGCCGATGTCTTGACCAGGAAGCTGATTTTAGAAAGTGGGTTCTGGAAAGAACTTGAGAAAGCAGAGACGGATGTTGCTAAATCCAAAGAGGGTGGTGTATTAGATGATGTAGATGTTGATGCCAAAGTTGCCTTCAACAACTTCATTAAAGCAGAATTGGCCTACTCAATTCAAAATCTTAAGCTTTGCTATGAGGAGAAATTCAAAATACTTAAAAGGGAGCTAGCTGTAGCTCATAAAAACCTCTATGAAAGGGAAATGGCTTTGAAAGCAATTATTGAAGCCTCTAAAAGGCCTGATTTGAAAACTGTCATAAAAGAAGTCAAAAACAACTTTGGATTCAACAAACAAAAGCTGGCGGACATTCACCCTCCCGAGCTTGCTCCGTACATGGAGCAGATCGAAATAGAAGAAGCTAGAGACTTGGCTGAGGAAATCGTAGACAGACACTTGGCTGGTGAAATGCCCTCTTGTGGCATTGACTCTGTTGAATCACTGCAAAATGCTCATGAAAGCCTGGCTAATGAACTTCAAAGACAAGCAGCGATCCTCCACAAGTATGCCCAAGAACTAGAAAGTGGCGAAAGCAATCCCGGACTGTCTAAAATGATCCGATCTCTTCTAGGACACCAAACTTCACATATTTTCACAAGTACCTCTCTTTGTATGCGTGAAGCCCTCACCCAGGCTCAAGTGGCATATGTGGCATGTAGGTTACGGGCCATGCATGAACAAGATTTAGGCTATTGTAAACAGACCAGTCAAACTATGGATGATCTCGTGCAGCAGCATGCACGCAGTGTCACAGCAATccaagaaaaatatgaagagtcTTTACAAGAGGAGCGCCGGAACTTCAAGCAAATGGTGGAATCTCTCCAGAAGGAAAATCAGACACTTAAGAGTGAGATTAGCAAACGTGTGAATCAGCTCTCGCAGCAGCAAGTGGTCTTCTTAGAGAAAGAGTTTCAGAAAGAGACGGAAGACCTGAAGCAGAAGCATCAAAGGGAGCTGAGCCGAGCAGAACAAGGCTGTGCCtcaacagagctggccctcatggaagcagcagctgacagtcaACAAAAGTTAGAGGTTCTGCTAGCAGACATGGACACAATGGAGGAGAGGCACGAGAGTCATGTGAGGAAGCTCGAGGAGCAGTTTGAAATGAGGGTTTGCGAGCTCCAGCATATCCACAAGGACAACATCGAAAAGTTACGTTCAGAGTATGTGGAGAACATTCAGAGTCTCAAAGATCACCGATCTTACGATCAAAACCCTGAGGTCTCACAGCCACCTCCTTATGAGGAGGCCGCTACGCCAATGGAAGAGGAAGAGCAGGGAAAAGGGGACGATGTACAGCACATATCAGAGGTCGACTCCATGGTGGTTCTGAAAGACCGCATTCAAGAACTGGAGACTCAGATGAATAATATGAGGGACGAACTGGAGAACAAACACCTTGAAGGAGATGTGGCCAGCCTGAGAGAGAAATACCAGAGAGACTTTGAAAGCCTCAAG GCCACATGTGAGCGTGGCTTTGCCGCAATGGAGGAGACACACCAGAAGGTGATCGAAGACCTCCAGAGGCAGCATCAGAGGGAGATTTCCAAGCTCATGGAAGAGCGAGAGAGGCTATTGGCTGAGGAGACGGCTGCCACGATTGCTG CTATTGAAGCTATGAAGAATGCGCACAAGGAGGAACTGGAAAAAACCCAGCGCTCCCAAATAAGCGGACTGAACTCTGACATTGATGAACTACGCTTACAATACGA GGAGGAGCTGCAGTCCATCCAGAGAGAACTGGAGGTGCTGTCAGAGCAGTACTCTCAGAAATGTCTAGAGAACGCTCACCTGGCTCAGGCGCTGGAGGCCGAGAGGCAGGCCCTCAGGCAGTGTCAGAGAGAGAACCAGGAACTAAATGCACACAACCAG GAATTAAATAACCGGCTGACTGTAGAGATCTCTCGGATGCGCTCCTGTTTTAGTGGGGAAACCGCTCACTCATCACTTTCCCAGGGCAAAGATGTGTATGAACTGGAG GTATTGTTACGAATAAAGGAGTCGGAGATCCAGTATCTCAAACAAGAAATCCACTCTCTGAAAGACGAGCTACAGTCTGCTTTAAGG GACAAGAAATATGCCACAGACAAATATAAGGACATCTACACAGAACTCAGCATtgtaaaagcaaaagcagacTGCGACATCAGCAAACTGAAGGAGAAGTTGCTCATTGCCACAGAAGCTTTAGGTGAGAGGACTGTCGATGGAACAGTTACATCTGGATATG aTATCATGAAGTCCAAAAGTAACCCAGATTTCATGAAAAAAGAACAGTCGGCGAGCTCCAGGCATTCACGAGGTTTAAGGTCAAAG AGCCTGAAAGAGGGACTCACCGTGCAGGAGCGCATGAAGCTTTTTGAGGCAAAAGATTCCAGAAAGATTTAA